From the genome of Aerococcus urinaehominis:
GAAAAATATGTCAGTATTGCCTTTAAAAAATCCTTACAATTGCAGCATATGGTAGAAGATTTGTTTGAATACACAAAGGTTAGGCAAGTTAATCTTAAATTAGATATCCAAACAGTAGTTGTTCCCCGTTTAATGGATCAAATTGCGGTTGAATTTGAAATGGAGGCCCAGGCTGTTGGCCGGCAGATTATCGTTGATTACCAGCCTGATTCATTTTCAATTGAAATTGATTCTGAAAAATTAGCTAGGGTTTTCAATAATTTAGTGACTAACGCTATTAAATATGGTCGCGATGGCCACTATATCCGCTTGTGGGCCCGACAAAATAACCAGGAAACGCAATTTATGGTTGAAAATGATGGTCTGATTATTCCTGGCGACCAGTTGGAAAATATCTTCCAACGTTTTTACCGGGGAAACATTGCTAGGTCACCAGGAACAGAGGGTAGTGGTCTGGGGTTGGCAATAGCACAAAGTATCGTTGAGCTTCATCATGGTCAAATTAGTGTGGCCTCAGACGCCCAATCCACCCGATTTATATTTAAGATACCTAACCACTATGCGTTTAAGGATGAGGAGGAATGTCATGATTAAAAGACAAGTCATCGGTTTAGCTTGTAGTATAATGTTTCTAGCCAGCTTAATACCTAATCCAGTTCAGGCGGCAGGAGATAAAAAAGATGATTTGGCGACTTTTAGCCAGACTGTTAAGAAGGACCAAAACCTTGATATCAACGCTGCTTATGCAATTGATGAAGAAACAGGTCAAGTTTTAATAGACCTGGACGGTCATACTAAATATGGGATTGCCTCCTTAACTAAGCTATTATCTTTATTTATTGTTTATGATCAAATAGCTGCTGGTCGAATGAGTATGGACACCAAAATTCCGATTAGTCCAGCATTATCTGCTTTATCTGTTGGTGAAGACCTCTCAAATGTACCGTTGGAGGAAAGAGATGATTTCTATACGGTTTCCCAGCTAATCGATATGGTAATTGTTGGTTCAGCTAATGCTGCTACTACCGCATTGGCTAGCTATATTGCTGGCAGCGAACCAGCCTTTATCGAAAATTATATGAAACCTAAATTAGCGGAGCTAGGGATTGATGATTATGCCATTTATACAGCTTCGGGATTAAGTGGGGACCACTTAATCACTGAAGATGGTAGTGTTTCGCCATTTGAAAATGAAGATGAGAATGCTTTATCAGCGCGAGATTTGACTTATCTTACTAGAGAACTTATTCACCGCTACCCCGATGTTTTGGCGCGCAGTCAGCAGGTCTATGTCGATTTTCAAATGAACGAAGAACAATCTTTCCCAGTGGGCAACTCTAATTTATTTCTGCCCGGCCTACGCTATGAGCGTCCGGATGTGTATGGTATTAAAACTGGCACAGAGGATTTTAGTGGTAGTAGCATCGTTATCCAATCTGAAATAGGTGGGCGAAAGATTATTTTGACTTGCTTGGGTGCTAAGGATAATGATCAGCGCTTTATTCAAACTGCTAATATTCTTGATAGCCTGCAAAATAAACTGACCTGGCAGACCTTACAAATTGAGGGTGAGTTAGTAGTACCAGAAAGCGATGTTCGCGTTCATGATGGGCGTATTAAAACAGTTGACCTTGAGTATAAAAATAATGCAGGGGCCTTCTTCCCCAATAACTATAATCCGAGCCAATCAAATCAATTGCATTTTAGTCAGACATGGCAGTATGATATTAACGGCAATATAGTAGTTAATGCGCCTTTAGACCAAGAAAAACCTGTTAATACCAGCTTGCTAAGCAATGACTTTTATCAAAATATTGAAGATCAACCAGGAATAATTAATTACCTAGTGCCGGCTGAGAATGTTCCTCGGGTATCATTTGTGGTACAAATCGCACGGCTTATGAGTGAAATGTTTGGATCTTGGCAAGATTGGTTGCGTAGTTTTTTACAAGAGCATCAGATAATTGGAAGGTGATAATAATGTCAAAAGAAGTTGCAATATTTGCTGGGGGTTGTTTTTGGTGCATGGTTAAACCCTTTGAAGAAACTCCCGGAATTTTAAATGTCGTTTCAGGGTATACAGGCGGCCATACTGAAAATCCAACATATCAAGAAGTTTGTAGTGGTGAAACTGGTCACACTGAAGCAGTTGAAATTACCTTTGATAATGATCAAATTACTTATGAGGAATTACTTGATATATACTGGCAACAAACTGATCCAACAGACGCTATGGGTCAGTTTGCTGATCGGGGCTCTTCATACCGACCTGAAATTTTCTACACCAGCTTAGATCAGCAGACAGCAGCTCAAGCTTCTAAAGAAGCCTTGGCAGCAAGTGGCCGTTTTAACCAGCCCATTGTCACAAATATCACACCAGCTTCCAGCTTTTATCCGGCAGAGGACTATCATCAACAGTTTTATAAAAAAAATCCTGACCATTATAATCGTTACCGTTCATTATCAGGACGGCAGGATTTTATCGATAATGAGTGGCAATAAGAGATTATTAATTTGAGGTGTTGGTGATTATTGAATCATCGACACCTTTTTTATAAAAAAGACTTGCATTGTAGTATATAATTTGATAATATACTCTTTGTTCGATTTATAAGCCAAGCAGGAATTATCTCCTGGGGCAGGAACAAAAAAATATTTCAAAAAGTTCTTGACAGTTTATCGAGACCATGATAATATTTAGAAGTTGTCGCGAAACGAAAGTTTACGACAAAAAATATTTCAAAAAAGTTCTTGACAACAAATCAAGTACGTGATATATTTAAGTAGTTGTCCCGAGCGGACAGCGATAGACCTTTGAAAACTGAACAAATAGACGAACCAAATGTGTAGGGCATCAACTTCGGTTGATGAACCAACAATTCAAATGATAGTCTGGACGAAGACTATAAAGACGTCAGCAATGAGCGTAGCTCAAACTTTTAACGAGAGTTTGATCCTGGCTCAGGACGAACGCTGGCGGCGTGCCTAATACATGCAAGTCGAGCGAACTGACGGAGTGCTTGCACTCCTGACGTTAGCGGCGAACGGGTGAGTAACACGTAAGGAATCTACCGATAAGCGGGGGATAACATCCGGAAACGGGTGCTAATACCGCATAGTAATCCATGTCGCATGACAGGGATTGGAAAGACGGCTCTGCTGTCACTTATCGATGACCTTGCGGTGCATTAGTTAGTTGGTGGGGTAACGGCCTACCAAGACGATGATGCATAGCCGACCTGAGAGGGTGATCGGCCACATTGGGACTGAGACACGGCCCAAACTCCTACGGGAGGCAGCAGTAGGGAATCTTCCGCAATGGACGCAAGTCTGACGGAGCAACGCCGCGTGAGTGAAGATGGTTTTCGGATCGTAAAACTCTGTTGTGAGTGAAGAACAAGTTGTAATTAACTACTACAACCTTGACGGTAGCTCACCAGAAAGCCACGGCTAACTACGTGCCAGCAGCCGCGGTAATACGTAGGTGGCAAGCGTTGTCCGGATTTATTGGGCGTAAAGGGAGCGCAGGTGGTTTCTTAAGTCTGATGTGAAAGCCCACGGCTTAACCGTGGAAGGTCATTGGAAACTGGGGAACTTGAGTGCAGAAGAGGAAAGTGGAATTCCATGTGTAGCGGTGGAATGCGTAGATATATGGAGGAACACCAGTGGCGAAGGCGACTTTCTGGTCTGTAACTGACACTGAGGCTCGAAAGCGTGGGGAGCAAACAGGATTAGATACCCTGGTAGTCCACGCCGTAAACGATGAGTGCTAGGTGTTGGAGGGTTTCCACCCTTCAGTGCCGCAGTTAACGCAATAAGCACTCCGCCTGGGGAGTACGGCCGCAAGGCTGAAACTCAAAGGAATTGACGGGGACCCGCACAAGCGGTGGAGCATGTGGTTTAATTCGAAGCAACGCGAAGAACCTTACCAAGTCTTGACATCCTCTGACCACCCTAGAGATAGGGCTTTCCCTTCGGGGACAGAGTGACAGGTGGTGCATGGTTGTCGTCAGCTCGTGTCGTGAGATGTTGGGTTAAGTCCCGCAACGAGCGCAACCCTTATCGTTAGTTGCCAGCATTCAGTTGGGCACTCTAGCGAGACTGCCGGTGACAAACCGGAGGAAGGTGGGGATGACGTCAAATCATCATGCCCCTTATGACTTGGGCTACACACGTGCTACAATGGATGGTACAACGAGCCGCAAACTCGCGAGGGTAAGCAAATCTCTTAAAGCCATTCTCAGTTCGGATTGTAGTCTGCAACTCGACTACATGAAGCCGGAATCGCTAGTAATCGTGGATCAGCACGCCACGGTGAATACGTTCCCGGGTCTTGTACACACCGCCCGTCACACCACGAGAGTTTGTAACACCCGAAGTCGGTGAGGTAACCTTTTGGAGCCAGCCGCCGAAGGTGGGACAGATAATTGGGGTGAAGTCGTAACAAGGTAGCCGTATCGGAAGGTGCGGCTGGATCACCTCCTTTCTAAGGATATTACGGAATGCACATTTGTCTATTTGTTTAGTTTTGAGAGGTCTATCTGAATTGAATATTCACGGACAAGTACCGGGCCTGTAGCTCAGCTGGTTAGAGCGCACCCCTGATAAGGGTGAGGTCGGTGGTTCGAGTCCACTCAGGCCCATTGCTATTTATTTAGCAATATGGTATAATTTAATACCTATGGGGGATTAGCTCAGCTGGGAGAGCGCCTGCTTTGCACGCAGGAGGTCAGCGGTTCGATCCCGCTATTCTCCATTGCAAGGAAACTTGCACTTTGTTCTTTGAAAACTGAATACTGTAAGTAATAAACCATGAAAATCATTATTTCTACCAGGAGATAATGAGATTCAACAATTTTACCAAGAGTAAAAACCGAAAGAGTGAACACTCAATCGCGAATCATACAACTTAACCGGTGGTTAAGTGAATAAGGGCGCACGGTGGATGCCTTGGCACTAGGAGCCGATGAAGGACGGGACGAACACCGATATGCTTCGGGGAGCTGTAAGTAAGCTTTGATCCGGAGATTTCCGAATGGGGGAACCCAGCTACTTTGATAGGTAGTTACAGTTTTATCAATACATAGTAAAACTGAGGTAGACGCAGGGAACTGAAACATCTTAGTACCTGTAGGAAGAGAAAGAAACATCGATTTCCCAAGTAGCGGCGAGCGAAACGGAAAGAGGCCAAACCAAGATGCTTGCATCTTGGGGTTGTAGGACTGCAATGTGGTATGACAAGACTTAGTCGAATAACCTGGAATGGTTAATCAAAGAAGGTGAAAATCCTGTAGACGAAAGGTTGCGTTGGCCTAGCAGTATCCTGAGTACGGCGGAACACGTGGAATTCCGTCGGAATCCGGGAGGACCATCTCCCAAGCCTAAATACTCCCTAGTGACCGATAGTGAACCAGTACCGTGAGGGAAAGGTGAAAAGCACCCCGGGAGGGGAGTGAAATAGTACCTGAAACCGTGCGCTTACAAGCAGTCAGAGCCCGTTAATGGGTGATGGCGTACTTTTTGTAGAACGGACCGGCGAGTTACGATAGCATGCAAGGTTAAGTGGAAGAAACGGAGCCATAGCGAAAGCGAGTCTGAATAGGGCGTTGAGTATGTTGTCGTAGACCCGAAACCAGGTGACCTACCCTTGTCCAGGTTGAAGGTGCGGTAAAACGCACTGGAGGACCGAACCCACGTCTGTTGAAAAAGGCGGGGATGAGGTGAGGGTAGCGGAGAAATTCCAATCGAACTTGGAGATAGCTGGTTCTCTCCGAAATAGCTTTAGGGCTAGCCTCGGATGATGACTATTGGAGGTAGAGCACTGTTTGATCTAGGGGCCCATCCAGGGTTACCGAAATCTGATAAACTCCGAATGCCAAATAGTTTAATCCGGGAGTCAGACTGCGAGTGATAAGATCCGTAGTCGAAAGGGAAACAGCCCAGACCACCAGCTAAGGTCCCAAAGTTTCAGTTAAGTGG
Proteins encoded in this window:
- the msrA gene encoding peptide-methionine (S)-S-oxide reductase MsrA, coding for MSKEVAIFAGGCFWCMVKPFEETPGILNVVSGYTGGHTENPTYQEVCSGETGHTEAVEITFDNDQITYEELLDIYWQQTDPTDAMGQFADRGSSYRPEIFYTSLDQQTAAQASKEALAASGRFNQPIVTNITPASSFYPAEDYHQQFYKKNPDHYNRYRSLSGRQDFIDNEWQ
- a CDS encoding D-alanyl-D-alanine carboxypeptidase family protein — protein: MIKRQVIGLACSIMFLASLIPNPVQAAGDKKDDLATFSQTVKKDQNLDINAAYAIDEETGQVLIDLDGHTKYGIASLTKLLSLFIVYDQIAAGRMSMDTKIPISPALSALSVGEDLSNVPLEERDDFYTVSQLIDMVIVGSANAATTALASYIAGSEPAFIENYMKPKLAELGIDDYAIYTASGLSGDHLITEDGSVSPFENEDENALSARDLTYLTRELIHRYPDVLARSQQVYVDFQMNEEQSFPVGNSNLFLPGLRYERPDVYGIKTGTEDFSGSSIVIQSEIGGRKIILTCLGAKDNDQRFIQTANILDSLQNKLTWQTLQIEGELVVPESDVRVHDGRIKTVDLEYKNNAGAFFPNNYNPSQSNQLHFSQTWQYDINGNIVVNAPLDQEKPVNTSLLSNDFYQNIEDQPGIINYLVPAENVPRVSFVVQIARLMSEMFGSWQDWLRSFLQEHQIIGR
- a CDS encoding sensor histidine kinase, with protein sequence MSRKNKKKSRIDLELFLEAMGTLSGLVIIYFGLMFVAISVYDVYLPYLLVNYPDIGVFFLSNQDYFFVGASVIYIILSLAMVVNRILKRRQAIQLTYILDELHYIAQGHYDHRISTQHSADMRPIVESINRLVESTTRAMAEERRVEQTKDELITNMSHDIRTPLTSIIGYLGLLNEGQYKSQAELEKYVSIAFKKSLQLQHMVEDLFEYTKVRQVNLKLDIQTVVVPRLMDQIAVEFEMEAQAVGRQIIVDYQPDSFSIEIDSEKLARVFNNLVTNAIKYGRDGHYIRLWARQNNQETQFMVENDGLIIPGDQLENIFQRFYRGNIARSPGTEGSGLGLAIAQSIVELHHGQISVASDAQSTRFIFKIPNHYAFKDEEECHD